A window of the Butyricimonas faecalis genome harbors these coding sequences:
- a CDS encoding RNA polymerase sigma-70 factor → MHLFDDHNVLLKALQKGEEKAFEYIFNHYYDGLLNYAGRIVGETELANDLVQETFCKLYEGHADLNIHLSIKSYLYKSVYNSCLNELKHRKVVNNYVDREMLNFYFSEIIQTPEAELALLDEDINNALQEAIDKLPERCREIFVLSKMDEMSNKEIAEHLNISVKTVEIQMTKALSRLRMELEWLLCVIFITNF, encoded by the coding sequence ATGCATCTTTTTGATGATCATAACGTATTGTTGAAGGCCTTGCAAAAAGGAGAGGAGAAGGCTTTTGAGTATATTTTTAATCATTACTATGATGGTTTGTTGAATTATGCGGGACGTATTGTTGGGGAGACGGAGTTGGCGAATGATCTTGTGCAAGAGACGTTTTGTAAGTTATACGAGGGGCATGCAGATTTAAATATTCACTTATCAATAAAATCTTATCTTTATAAATCGGTTTACAATAGTTGTTTGAATGAGCTAAAGCATCGGAAGGTGGTTAATAATTATGTAGATCGGGAGATGTTGAATTTTTATTTTTCCGAGATAATACAGACTCCGGAAGCGGAATTGGCGTTGTTGGACGAGGATATAAATAATGCTTTACAGGAGGCAATAGATAAGTTACCGGAGCGTTGTCGTGAGATTTTTGTGTTGAGTAAGATGGATGAAATGTCCAATAAAGAGATTGCAGAACATTTAAATATATCGGTGAAAACAGTTGAAATTCAAATGACTAAAGCGCTTTCTCGTTTGCGAATGGAGTTGGAATGGTTACTTTGTGTTATTTTTATTACAAATTTTTAG
- a CDS encoding FecR family protein codes for MTNEFDELIWRVLDGKASSEEICRVKEWVQNDEHKRHFKQLQKFWNVVNGPHVSFERKQKELIRFQDFMRKHSQKKERTFVGKKWYRNAAVWLIPILSAAFGVWHEFSREYASPFLAETGELVSPGMPQAVLTISGGDTIVLQPNRAVDIQLAGQVRVVGSGESIVYELDEGESPRVERYNTLATPVGGEYQVELSDGSKVWLNSLTKLRYPEVFKEDCREVYLTGEAYFEVKHDAERPFVVVVDGMKVAVYGTRFNVNTYHAGVVQTVLVDGKVGVQVDATGKEIVLHPNEMATYSEESQQVNVKAIVPYVYTAWKDGKFVFDEEPVEEIMKRLSRWYGIKVVYKNEQVKEQLFTGIITRYAEVKDVLHLIEETALVHFYLNGNVVTVSTD; via the coding sequence ATGACAAACGAATTCGATGAATTAATATGGCGGGTTTTGGACGGGAAGGCTTCTTCCGAGGAGATTTGTCGTGTAAAGGAATGGGTGCAAAATGACGAGCATAAACGCCATTTTAAGCAATTGCAAAAGTTTTGGAATGTGGTAAACGGACCGCACGTTTCATTCGAGCGAAAACAGAAGGAATTGATTCGTTTCCAGGATTTTATGCGGAAACATTCTCAGAAAAAAGAAAGAACGTTTGTTGGTAAGAAATGGTATAGAAATGCTGCAGTTTGGTTAATTCCGATTTTGTCGGCAGCGTTTGGGGTGTGGCATGAATTTTCAAGAGAGTATGCGTCACCTTTTTTGGCAGAAACGGGAGAGTTGGTATCTCCGGGGATGCCTCAAGCGGTATTGACAATTTCAGGGGGAGATACGATCGTTTTGCAACCGAATCGAGCCGTGGATATTCAATTGGCCGGACAAGTGCGTGTTGTGGGGTCCGGTGAAAGTATTGTTTACGAGTTGGATGAGGGCGAAAGTCCAAGGGTAGAACGGTATAACACGCTGGCCACTCCGGTGGGAGGGGAGTATCAGGTGGAGTTGTCTGATGGTTCAAAAGTGTGGTTGAATTCATTGACGAAGTTGCGTTACCCGGAGGTGTTCAAAGAGGATTGTCGAGAGGTTTATTTGACCGGAGAGGCTTATTTTGAGGTGAAGCATGATGCCGAACGTCCATTTGTTGTGGTGGTGGATGGTATGAAGGTTGCGGTTTATGGAACGCGTTTTAATGTGAATACGTATCATGCGGGTGTTGTACAAACGGTACTTGTTGATGGAAAGGTCGGAGTACAGGTGGATGCAACGGGAAAAGAGATTGTGTTGCATCCTAATGAGATGGCTACCTATTCGGAGGAGTCGCAACAGGTGAATGTGAAGGCGATTGTCCCGTATGTATATACGGCATGGAAGGATGGGAAATTTGTATTTGATGAGGAACCGGTGGAAGAGATCATGAAGCGTTTGAGTCGTTGGTATGGTATAAAGGTCGTGTATAAGAATGAACAAGTGAAAGAACAGTTGTTTACAGGGATTATCA